In the Armatimonadota bacterium genome, GGACCAGGTCACGGCCGCAGCCGTGCTCGAGGGCATCCGGGGCCACGAACGGCAGCGCGACCGCCGGGCAGTGACCGTCCAGCGCCAGCTGGAAGAGCTGCGTGCGCGGCTGCGGCAGCAGGTGGTCATCGATCCGGCCACCGGCCTGTTCAACAGCACCTACTTCGGCATCATGCTGCGCCGTGAGGTCCGGCGCTGCCGGCGGTTCGACCGCGAGTTCACTGCGGCCCTGCTGGCCCTGGACCAGGAAGACGAGATCCGGGACGCGTGGGGCGACGAGGGCCTGCGGCTGGTCGTCGTGCAGGTCGCGGAGACGTTGCGCCGCGTCACCCGGCAGGTGGACGTTCGCGCGGCCCTGGGCCCCGCCCGTTTCGGGTTGATCCTGCCGGAGACCTCCCTCGAGGGCGGCCTGATCGTGGCCGAACGCGTGCGCATGGCGGTCGAACAGCATCCGTTCACCGTGCCCCAAGAACCGCTGCCGGTGACGCACACGGTGAGCATCGGGCTGGCCGCGTTTCCCCAGGACGCGGACGACGACCAGAGCCTGCTCCAGCGCCTGGAGGAGGCACTGGCGGTCGCCCGCGCCAGCCGCAACGCCACCGTGGCCGCGGCATCGGCACGGCACCTCCCCCTCTAGCGCTCGCGCCAGAGGCGCAGCTGCACCTCGAACGGCGGCTTGACCTGTAGCACGCGCAGGAACACCTCGACGAGGAACGGATCCAGCGCGCTCCCGGCCATCGCCCGCAGCTCGGCCATGGCCTCGTTGACCGTGCGCCCACGCCGGTAGGGGCGGTCGGAGATCAGCGCGTCGAAGGTGTCGGCGATGCGGATGATCCGCGCCCCCAGCGGGATGGCCTCGCCCGCGAGCCCCTCGGGGTACCCGCTGCCGTCGTAGGCCTCCTGGTGGTAGCGCACGTAGTCCACCAGCGCCCGGAACGGTGCGAACTCCTGCAGGATCCCTGCCCCGCGCTCCGCGTGCAGGTTCATGATGACGCGCTCCTCGTCGGTGAGCGGGCCGCGCTTGCGCAGGATGTGTTCGGGCGTGCCGATCTTGCCGATGTCGTGCAGGAGGCTCGCCCAGCGGATGCGCTCGACCTCCTCCGGCGGCAGGCCCACCTCCTCGGCGATGGCCACCGCGCTGCTGGCCACCCGCTGGGAGTGGCCCCGGGTATACGGGTCTTTGGCCTCCAGGGCCGCCGCCAGCACGTTGACGGCACTCATGGTGAACTCGTGCGCCTGGACCTGCATCTGGGCGTCGCGCAGCCCCAGCGCGGCGGCAGCGAGCACCGTCTCAGTAGCCTCCACCTCGGGCTCGCTGAACAGCCGTACCTCGCGCCGCGCCAGGAGCACCGCCCCGAAGGTCTGGCCGCCGCTGCGCAAGGGAAACAGCACGGCCGACCCCATCCGGCCGCGTCCGAACACGGCCGCCCACTGCGGGTCGGTCGCTGCGTCCACCGCGGTACGCGGCAGACCGGACTGCAGGACCTCTTCCAGCACGGCCGTGCGCGGCAGGACCTCCCCACGTCGCCACGCCTCCTGCGGGTCCACGGTGGCTGTGACCACGGCGCGCTGCTCTACGTCGAGCACGATCACCACGCCGACGTCGGCGCCGGCCAGCCGCACGAGCCGTTCGAGCACGCGCCGCGCCCGGTCCGCGAGCGCCAGGCCCGCCATCGCGTCCACCACCGCCTGCAGTTCGGCTGCCACACGCGCGCGCCGCGCGAGCTCCTCGGCCCCGCGCAGGGCGGCCGTCATGGCATCGGCACGACGCTGCTCGAGGACCCCGACGAGCAGTCCGAGCAAGGCCAGGAGCGCTGTCCGGGACAGCGCCTCGAGGGTCGGCGCCTGGCGAAGGCCAACGGCGAGAGCGTACCCCAGCGCCGCCACCCACCCGCCAATGACGCCGGCCAGCAGCCCGCGCCCGGCCGTGCCCCAGATGAGCACGGGCACATAGAACACGTAGAAGAGGCTGCCCGTTCCGCCCGTCACGTACACCAACAGGGTGACGATCAAGAGTTCCAGGGCCGTGCCAGCGTAGGCCGCGACCCGGTGGGTCCCGCGCGATGTCTCCTCCCGCACGCTCAGGATCCCGGCGGGTACCAGCAGCAGCACCAGGGGGATGGCCACCAGAGGCACCGGACGGTCTGGAGGCGCGCCGACCACGAGCATCGCGACGCCGAAGAGTGCCACAAGCCCTCGAAGGTAGAGGGCCCACCAGTCGAAGCCACCGCGAGGCAGGACCGTTCGCATCGACACGCGCGCCGGCCCCCGACCGGGCCGCGGGCGCAGAGAGGTTATGCCCGGTGGTCGTGATGGTCAGACGTCTAGACCCACGAGTTCGACGTGGCCAATAGCTTGTGCCCTGCGGTCGTGCGGGTCAGACACGGCAAGCCCCGCGGTCGGGGTCAGCCCTCGGAGGCGGGACTGAGCAGGCCCCGCGCGGCCAGCGCCGCCAGCACCCGCCGCTCGAGCGCGCGCACGAGGCGCACGCGCCACGGCTCGCGCGGGCTGAGCGGTGCCACCAGGATCGTGGGCACCCCAAGGCGGTTGCCCGCCAGCACGTCGGTGAAGAGCTGGTCGCCCACCATGGCCGTGCGCGCCGGCGCGGTGCCCATGATGGCCAGGGCGCGGCGCAGCTTGGCGGCGCTGGGCTTGAACCGCCCTGCGGCCACGGGCAGGCCCAGCAGACGGGCAGCGCGCCGGACGCGGCCCGAGAGGCTGTTGGACACCAGGCAGGCGGCGATCCCCGCCTGCCGCAACGTCGCCAGCCAGGCCACCACGTCGGGCGGAGGTGCGTCTGCGCCCCACGGGACCAGGGTGTTGTCGAGATCGAGCATCACCGCGTCGATGCCCCACGCCCGTAGCAGGGCCGGTGACAGGGCTGCGACACCCGAGACGCGGTGCCGGGGCGCCAGCAGGCGCCACAGCCGGCTCACGGGCGGTAGCGGCGCACCGCGTCCAGGTGCTCGGCGAACGTGCGGCTGAAGTGGTGGCGGCCATCGGGCCGCCGCACGTAGTACAGGTAGGGCACGGCGGCAGGATGGGCGGCGGCCTCCAGCGCGGCCACGCCCGGGCTGGCGATGGGGCCGGGCGGCAGGCCGGCCCGCCGGTAGGTGTTGTACGGCGAGTCCACGGCGAGGTCGGCCGCGGTCACCACCGGCTTGTGGTACCCGAGCGCGTAGAGCACCGTGGCGTCGATCTCCAACCTCATCCCCCGCGCCAGGCGGTTGTAGATCACGCCGGCGATCACCGGCCGTTCGTCGGGTACCTGGGCCTCGCGTTCGACCATCGAGGCGACCGTCACGAGGTCGTGCAGGCCAAGACCGCGCGCCGCAGCAGCCGCGCGCAGCGATTCGCCGACTGCGGCCTCGAAGCGGTCGAGCATCGTCCCGATCACGGCTTCCTCGCGCAGCCCGCGCGGCAGATAGTAGGTGTCGGGGAAGAGGTAGCCCTCCAGGCTGTCGGAGGGCAGCGCGTCCAGCCACGGCCGCCCCAAGGTGCGGCCCTGCCGCAACGCCAGGTCGAGGAAGCGGTCGCGGTCGACCAGCCCCATCCCGGCCAGCAGGTCGGCGATCTGGCGGACCGTGTACCCTTCCGGGACCGTCACCCGATGGAGACGCACGGCCCCGCGGGCGATGCGGCCGGCGATCTCCCACGCGCTCTGTGACGGGTGGAAGACGTACTCGCCGGGCTGCAGCGTCCCCAGGCGCCGCTGCAGCGCCGCGGCCGCCACCAGCGACACCGGCGCCCGCACCAGGCCGGCGTCGCGCAGCTGCCGGCCGATCGCCCAGGCCGAGGCGCCCGACGGGATGACAACGACGCGGGCTTCCCCGCCGCCGACCGGCCCCAGCACCCACCAGCCGGCGCCGACCGCCACCAGCGCCGCAGCGGCAGCACTACCCGCCACGGCCATCCACAGCCGCCGCGCCCGGGGTGGTGTGCCCTGGTGTGCCGCCACCGCAGGCCGGAGGCCCTAAGCGTCCTCCGGGTCCTCGTCGTCCTCGTCGGGCTCGCCGTTCGTCGCGAACCCCTCGGTCTCGTCGAGGAGATCGAGGTCGTCGTCGTCCTCGTCGTCGAGGGTCACGTCGTTGTAGCGCTCCTCGAGTTCGGCCATGACGCGGCTCAGCTCCTCGTCGTCCTCGATCGGCACCAGGTGGTCCTCGCCCTCGATGCGGAACACGACTGCCGCCGGGTCGTCGTCCTGTTCCTCGGGCTGCAACACCGCGTAGCGAACCCCGCCCACGTCGACGACGTCCACCAGGGTAAACCGGTGCTCCAGCCCGTGCTCGTCCTGGAGCGTAATCACGTCACCGTCTTCGACCACGCCGCACCTCCCGCCCCCGCCGGCTGCCACGTCGCCTGCGTTCCGCGCCGAGCATAGCACCTTGCCCGACCGCCGACCAGTCGCCGCGCGCCGGCGGCGCCGACGTTGGCGGTGCGCCAGCCTCGATCGGCCGGAGCCGCCCGCGGTCGAGGTACGTCTGCAGGACGAGCGCCGCCGCTATGGCGTCGACGCGGCCGCGGATGGCCCGCGCGCCGCCCTCGCGCATGGCACGCTGGGCCGCCGCCGTCGAGAGGCGTTCGTCCACCTCGTGCACCGGCACGTCCAGGGCCGCGCGCAGGCGCTGCGCGAACGCCGCCGCCGCACGCGCCTGCGCGCCCGCTTCGCCCCGCAGGGTCAGCGGACGGCCCACGACGACCTCGGTCACGCCCCAGGCGGCCACGATGGCCCGCAACCGCGCCAGGTCGCGAGCCCACCCCGCGCGCACCAAGACGGCGTGAGGCATGGCGATGGTCCCGGTCGGATCGCTGATGGCGAGCCCGAGCCGGCGCGTGCCGGGGTCGATGGCGAGCACGCGCACCGGCCTAGCTGCCGCCCAGCAGCCGCCGCACTTCGGCGGGCACGGCGGCCAGTGCGGCGTCGAGGGCCGCGGGATCGCGACCGCCGCCCTGGGCCAGGTCCGCGCGGCCACCGCCCGTGCCGCCCACGCGCGCGGCCACCGCGCGCAGCAGCGCATCGGCCCGCAGGCCGCGCGCGTGCAGGTCGGGCGTGACCATCGCCACCAGGTGCACGCGATCGCCCACCGCGCTCCCGACGACGACCACGCCCTGGCCGACCTGCGCCCGCAGGCGGTCGCCGGCCGCGCGCAGCGTGTCGTGGGTCGCCCCGTCGAAGCGGGCGGTGGCGACCCGCACGCCGTCCACGTCGGTCGTGGCCGCGGCGAGGTCCGGGCCCGCGGGAGGACCCTGCGCCTGCGTCTCGCGCAGCCGCTGCAGCGTCCGCACCTCGTGCTGCAGGCGGCGCACACGCTCGGGCACCTCGGCCGGCGGCACCCGCAGCTGCGCGGCCAGCTCGGCCAGCGTGCGCTCCGCAGCGCGGGCGCGGTCGTAGGCCGCGAGCCCCGTCAGCGCCTCGATGCGGCGCACGCCCGCGGCCACGCCCACCTCGGCGGTGATGAGGAACAGCCCGACGGCGGCGGTCGAGCGCAGGTGCGTGCCGCCGCACAGCTCCCGGCTGTAGTCGGCCACGGTCACCACGCGCACGCGCTCGCCGTACTTCTCGCCGAAGAGCGCCATGGCGCCCAGGCGCAGCGCCTGCTCCAGGGGCATCACCGTCGCGCGCACGCGCCGGCCCTCCAGCACCACGGCGTTGACCCGGCGCTCGATGGCCTCCCGCTGCTCGGCCGACAGGGGCTGCAGGTGCGTGAAGTCGAAGCGCAGCCGGTCGGGCGCCACCAGCGAGCCGGCCTGCCGCGCGTGCTCGCCCAGCACCTCCTGCAGCGCCCGGTGGAGCAGGTGGGTGGCCGTGTGGCTGCGCATGATGGCTGCACGGCGCGCGACGTCGATGGCGGCCCGTACCCGCTGCCCGGTGCGCAGCCGGCCCTCCTCGACGCGCCCGTAGTGCCCGACCACCCCGGGCGTCAGGCGCCGCGTGTCCGTGACCGTCACCCGCACGCCGCGCGCGGTCAGCTCCCCGGTGTCGCCCACCTGGCCGCCCGCCTCGGCGTAGAACGGCGTGCGGTCCAGGACCACGATCACCTCGTCGCCCGCCCGGGCCGCGTCGACGGGGACGCCGTCGCGGAGCAGGGCCACCACCCGGGCGGTGGCGCGGGCGCGGGTGTAGCCGACGAATACGGTGTCGGCGACGCCGCGTTCGCGCAGCGCCTCGATCGCGCTCCCCTCCACGCGGGTCACCGCCTCGGCGGTCTCGGCCCGGCTGCGCCGGCGCTGCTCCTCGAGGGCCGCGCGGAACCCGGCCTCGTCCACGCCCAGGCCGGCCTCCGCGGCCACGTCGCGCGTCATCTCCAGCGGGAACCCGTAGGTGTCGTAGAGCCGAAAGACGTCGGCGCCCGCGAGCTCCCGGGCCCCCCGTGCCCGGGCCTGGGCGATCACCTCGCCCAGGCGCTCGAGACCGGCGGCCAGCGTCTGCGAGAACCGCTGTTCTTCGGCCTCCAGGACCTCGGTGATGAACGCCTGCTGGCGCACCAGCTCCGGAAACTCCTCGCCCATCAGGTCGACGACCGCCGCCGCCACCTGCCCCAGGAAGGGCCCGTCGAACCCGGCCCGGCGCCCAAAGCGCATGGCGCGCCGGAGGATCATGCGCAGCACGTAGGCCCGGCCCTCGTTGCCCGGCAGCACGCCGTCGGCGATCAGGAACGTGGCCGCGCGGGTGTGGTCGGCGATCACCCGGTAGGGCACGATGGCTGCGGCGCGCTGCGCCGCCGAATGCCCCAGCAGCCGCTGGATGCGGTCGAGGATGGGCGCGAACAGGTCGGTGTCGTAGTTCGTGGGCGCCTGCTGGATCACCGCGGCGATCCGCTCGAGCCCCATGCCGGTGTCGACCCCCGGCCGGGGCAGGGGCGTGCGCGTGCCGTCGGCGGCCTGGTCGTACTGCATGAACACCAGGTTCCAGATCTCCAGCCAGCGCCCGCACCCGTTGTCCAGGGCGACACTGCAGTCGGGCCGTCCGCACGTGCACGCGGCGGGTCCCCAGTCGTAGTGCAGCTCGGACGTCGGCCCGCAAGGGCCGACATCGCCCATCGACCAGAAGTTGGTGGCCTCGCCCATGCGCAGCAGGCGCGCCGCCGGAATGCCCAGGGCGCGCCAGGCGGCCTCGGCCTCCTGGTCGCCCTCTAATACCGTCACCACCAGGCGGTCCTGCGGAATCGCCAGCTCGCGGGTGACGAACTCCCAGGCCCAGGCGATCGCCTCGGGCTTGAAGTAGTCGCCGAAGCTGAAGTTCCCCAGCATGAAGAACAGGGTGTGGTGCCGCGGACTGGGCCCGACGGCCTCCAGGTCGTTGTGCTTGCCCGAGACCCGCAGGCATCGCTGCAGCGTCGCCGCGCGGGTGTACGAGCGGCGCTCGCGGCCCAGGAACACGTCCTTGAACTGCACCATGCCCGCGTTGGTGAACAGCAGCGTGGGGTCGTCCGCGGGCACGAGTGACGAGCCCGGCACGATCACGTGCCCCCGCGCCGCGAAGAACTCCAGGAAGCGCCGCGCCAGGGCCAGGCCGCCGACCGGCTGGGTCAGGGGCGATGCGGTCACGCCGACGTCGATGGGAGCGTCACCTCGCTCAGCAGGGCCCGGGCCTCGTCCAGCGCCTCGCCGAAGGCAGCCACCACCCGGTCGGTCTGCGCGTCGGTGGCGACCAACGGCGGCGCGAACCGGATCACCTCGGGCCGGTTGAGGGCGTGGAACCCGAGCACCTGGCGCTGGAACAGGCCGGCCATCACCAGGAACGCCACGTCGGCCTCTCGGAACTCCACGCCCACCAGGCACCCGCGCCCCCGCACCCCGGCGATCAGGTCCGGAGCCGTGGCCGCCAGGCGCCGCAGGCCGGCCAGCAAGCGGTCGCCGATGGCCGTCGCCCGCGCCAGCAGCCCTTCCTCCTGGATCACGCGGATCGTGGCCACCGCGGCCGCCCAGCCCAGGCGGTTGCCGAAGGTGGTGGTGTGCATGTACGGGTGCTTGATCAACGGCTCCCAGAGGTGCGGCCGGGCGATCATGGCCCCCACCGGCGCCACGCCGCCGCCCAGCCCCTTGGCCGCGGTGAGGATGTCGGGGACCACCCCCTCCCGCTCGCACGCCCACATGGTGCCCGTGCGCCCCATGCCGGTCTGCACCTCGTCGACGATCAGCAGCGCACCGGTGCGGTCGCACAGCGCGCGCACGGCCTGCAGGTAGCCGTCGGGCGGCAGGATCACGCCGTTCTCGCCCTGGATCGGCTCCAGGATCACGGCAGCGGTCGCGGGGCCGACGGCGCGTTCCAGGGCGTCGACGTCGCCGTAGGGCACGTGGGTCACCCCGGGCAGCAGGGGCGCGAAGGGCGTCCTGTACAGGTCGCGGCCCGACACCGACAGCGCGCCGAAGGTCTTGCCGTGGAACGCCCCCACCATCGCCACGATCTCCGACCGGCCGGTGGCCGCCCGCGCCAGCTTGAGGGCGGCCTCGTTGGCCTCGGCGCCGCTGTTGCAGAGGAACGCGTACTGCAGGTCGCCGGGCGTCACCTCGGCCAGCAGCGCCGCCAGCTCGGCCATGGGCTCGTTGGGCATGATGCGCACCGACAGCGGCATGCGCTCGAGCTCCCGACGGGCCGCGGCCACCACCTTTGGATGCCGGTGCCCGACGATGAAGACCGCCGGCCCGCACGCGAAGTCGATGAACTCCCGGCCGTACGCGTCGCGGATGATGGCTCCTTCGGCCTCGACCTCCAGGGTCTCGGCGCCGAGGAACTGGAAGCCCCGCGCCCAGGCGGGGTTAAGGTGCTGGGCGTACCGCTGGAGCACCGCCAGCACCCGCGCCTCGATGGGATCGGTCATGTCGGCTCCGTGCCTCCCGCCACGCGCGACGCTTCCAGCTCGGCGAGGGCGGCACGCGCGCGCCGGACGATCTCGCGCGTCTCCTTGTACTTGATCCGCCGCAGGGCCTCGTCCACCGGCACCCACTCCGCCGCCACGAACCCTTCCTCGCGCTGGGGCCGCACGTCCTCCCCGCCCAGGAACTCCAGCAGGTAGTAGCGCACCGTCTTGTCGTAGAACGCGTGCTCGGTGCGCCAGTAGAACGAGTAGCGCTCCTGCCCGAGGTCGCAACACACCCGCAGGTTGCCCAGCCCGGTCTCCTCGCGCACCTCGCGCAGGGCCACGGCCTCGGGGGTCTCCCCGCTTTCGATGGTGCCCTTGGGCAGCATCCACCTGCCGCTCTCGTGCCGGAGCAACAGCACCTCTGGCCCCTGCGGCGTCCGGCGGAAGACAACGCCCCCGGCGCTGCGCGCCCGCTTCACCGACCTGCGCTTGTGCACGGCGGTCACGCGCTGTCCCGTCCTGGCAAGAAGAATGAGGCCCGGGCGGTGACCCGGGCTCTCGCGTCGGTCCCGCGCGCCGCGGTCACCCGCGGCCAGCCACAGGTCTCATCCGCGCAGCAGCTCGCGGACGATGCGCTCGACGGTGCGCCCCTCGGCGCGCCCGGCCACGCGGCGCATCAACGGCCCCATGACGCGGCCCACGTCGCGCTCGCTGCTGGCCCCCACCTCGGCGATCACCTCCTGGGCCAGCCGGCGCACCTCGGCCTCGTCGAGGCCGGGCGGCAGGTAGCCCAGCAGGATCGCCAATTCCAGCTGCTCCCGCTGCACCAGGTCA is a window encoding:
- a CDS encoding aminotransferase class III-fold pyridoxal phosphate-dependent enzyme; this encodes MTDPIEARVLAVLQRYAQHLNPAWARGFQFLGAETLEVEAEGAIIRDAYGREFIDFACGPAVFIVGHRHPKVVAAARRELERMPLSVRIMPNEPMAELAALLAEVTPGDLQYAFLCNSGAEANEAALKLARAATGRSEIVAMVGAFHGKTFGALSVSGRDLYRTPFAPLLPGVTHVPYGDVDALERAVGPATAAVILEPIQGENGVILPPDGYLQAVRALCDRTGALLIVDEVQTGMGRTGTMWACEREGVVPDILTAAKGLGGGVAPVGAMIARPHLWEPLIKHPYMHTTTFGNRLGWAAAVATIRVIQEEGLLARATAIGDRLLAGLRRLAATAPDLIAGVRGRGCLVGVEFREADVAFLVMAGLFQRQVLGFHALNRPEVIRFAPPLVATDAQTDRVVAAFGEALDEARALLSEVTLPSTSA
- a CDS encoding diguanylate cyclase, which produces MAAAVLERVQIHRRELAARWAQRIAATPGLAAWWHDPERLQRLTLAGIDALCQALIATRPQPFAEFAARLSQEAFAFGVPLHDVVRVVLEVRPVVLAFLAEAPAAPGPDLEIHRQLDQVTAAAVLEGIRGHERQRDRRAVTVQRQLEELRARLRQQVVIDPATGLFNSTYFGIMLRREVRRCRRFDREFTAALLALDQEDEIRDAWGDEGLRLVVVQVAETLRRVTRQVDVRAALGPARFGLILPETSLEGGLIVAERVRMAVEQHPFTVPQEPLPVTHTVSIGLAAFPQDADDDQSLLQRLEEALAVARASRNATVAAASARHLPL
- a CDS encoding YqeG family HAD IIIA-type phosphatase; protein product: MSRLWRLLAPRHRVSGVAALSPALLRAWGIDAVMLDLDNTLVPWGADAPPPDVVAWLATLRQAGIAACLVSNSLSGRVRRAARLLGLPVAAGRFKPSAAKLRRALAIMGTAPARTAMVGDQLFTDVLAGNRLGVPTILVAPLSPREPWRVRLVRALERRVLAALAARGLLSPASEG
- a CDS encoding GatB/YqeY domain-containing protein, whose protein sequence is MGVGLRERLEADLKEALRARDAIRTSTIRLARAALQNAEIDRRRPLTEAEIVEVLQREVKRRREAIEGFERGGRPDLVQREQLELAILLGYLPPGLDEAEVRRLAQEVIAEVGASSERDVGRVMGPLMRRVAGRAEGRTVERIVRELLRG
- the mltG gene encoding endolytic transglycosylase MltG; translation: MAAHQGTPPRARRLWMAVAGSAAAAALVAVGAGWWVLGPVGGGEARVVVIPSGASAWAIGRQLRDAGLVRAPVSLVAAAALQRRLGTLQPGEYVFHPSQSAWEIAGRIARGAVRLHRVTVPEGYTVRQIADLLAGMGLVDRDRFLDLALRQGRTLGRPWLDALPSDSLEGYLFPDTYYLPRGLREEAVIGTMLDRFEAAVGESLRAAAAARGLGLHDLVTVASMVEREAQVPDERPVIAGVIYNRLARGMRLEIDATVLYALGYHKPVVTAADLAVDSPYNTYRRAGLPPGPIASPGVAALEAAAHPAAVPYLYYVRRPDGRHHFSRTFAEHLDAVRRYRP
- a CDS encoding HD domain-containing protein, encoding MRTVLPRGGFDWWALYLRGLVALFGVAMLVVGAPPDRPVPLVAIPLVLLLVPAGILSVREETSRGTHRVAAYAGTALELLIVTLLVYVTGGTGSLFYVFYVPVLIWGTAGRGLLAGVIGGWVAALGYALAVGLRQAPTLEALSRTALLALLGLLVGVLEQRRADAMTAALRGAEELARRARVAAELQAVVDAMAGLALADRARRVLERLVRLAGADVGVVIVLDVEQRAVVTATVDPQEAWRRGEVLPRTAVLEEVLQSGLPRTAVDAATDPQWAAVFGRGRMGSAVLFPLRSGGQTFGAVLLARREVRLFSEPEVEATETVLAAAALGLRDAQMQVQAHEFTMSAVNVLAAALEAKDPYTRGHSQRVASSAVAIAEEVGLPPEEVERIRWASLLHDIGKIGTPEHILRKRGPLTDEERVIMNLHAERGAGILQEFAPFRALVDYVRYHQEAYDGSGYPEGLAGEAIPLGARIIRIADTFDALISDRPYRRGRTVNEAMAELRAMAGSALDPFLVEVFLRVLQVKPPFEVQLRLWRER
- the alaS gene encoding alanine--tRNA ligase, coding for MTASPLTQPVGGLALARRFLEFFAARGHVIVPGSSLVPADDPTLLFTNAGMVQFKDVFLGRERRSYTRAATLQRCLRVSGKHNDLEAVGPSPRHHTLFFMLGNFSFGDYFKPEAIAWAWEFVTRELAIPQDRLVVTVLEGDQEAEAAWRALGIPAARLLRMGEATNFWSMGDVGPCGPTSELHYDWGPAACTCGRPDCSVALDNGCGRWLEIWNLVFMQYDQAADGTRTPLPRPGVDTGMGLERIAAVIQQAPTNYDTDLFAPILDRIQRLLGHSAAQRAAAIVPYRVIADHTRAATFLIADGVLPGNEGRAYVLRMILRRAMRFGRRAGFDGPFLGQVAAAVVDLMGEEFPELVRQQAFITEVLEAEEQRFSQTLAAGLERLGEVIAQARARGARELAGADVFRLYDTYGFPLEMTRDVAAEAGLGVDEAGFRAALEEQRRRSRAETAEAVTRVEGSAIEALRERGVADTVFVGYTRARATARVVALLRDGVPVDAARAGDEVIVVLDRTPFYAEAGGQVGDTGELTARGVRVTVTDTRRLTPGVVGHYGRVEEGRLRTGQRVRAAIDVARRAAIMRSHTATHLLHRALQEVLGEHARQAGSLVAPDRLRFDFTHLQPLSAEQREAIERRVNAVVLEGRRVRATVMPLEQALRLGAMALFGEKYGERVRVVTVADYSRELCGGTHLRSTAAVGLFLITAEVGVAAGVRRIEALTGLAAYDRARAAERTLAELAAQLRVPPAEVPERVRRLQHEVRTLQRLRETQAQGPPAGPDLAAATTDVDGVRVATARFDGATHDTLRAAGDRLRAQVGQGVVVVGSAVGDRVHLVAMVTPDLHARGLRADALLRAVAARVGGTGGGRADLAQGGGRDPAALDAALAAVPAEVRRLLGGS
- the ruvX gene encoding Holliday junction resolvase RuvX is translated as MRVLAIDPGTRRLGLAISDPTGTIAMPHAVLVRAGWARDLARLRAIVAAWGVTEVVVGRPLTLRGEAGAQARAAAAFAQRLRAALDVPVHEVDERLSTAAAQRAMREGGARAIRGRVDAIAAALVLQTYLDRGRLRPIEAGAPPTSAPPARGDWSAVGQGAMLGAERRRRGSRRGREVRRGRRR
- a CDS encoding DUF1292 domain-containing protein, giving the protein MVEDGDVITLQDEHGLEHRFTLVDVVDVGGVRYAVLQPEEQDDDPAAVVFRIEGEDHLVPIEDDEELSRVMAELEERYNDVTLDDEDDDDLDLLDETEGFATNGEPDEDDEDPEDA
- a CDS encoding NUDIX hydrolase, with the translated sequence MTAVHKRRSVKRARSAGGVVFRRTPQGPEVLLLRHESGRWMLPKGTIESGETPEAVALREVREETGLGNLRVCCDLGQERYSFYWRTEHAFYDKTVRYYLLEFLGGEDVRPQREEGFVAAEWVPVDEALRRIKYKETREIVRRARAALAELEASRVAGGTEPT